One Flavobacterium cerinum genomic window, GGACCGGTGTTATCTTTTCCTAACAGGTTTTTCTTTTCTATTTTTTCATGAGTCTTGCTGTTAAGTGCTTCTTTTTTCAAATACACCTGCGCGGTATTTTTGTTAAAAACTACTTTTTCAACCTGACCGGAGTCCAGATATTGATAAAATCGGGATAATGAAGTAGGTTTTACTTCCTGAAAATTAGTCCCGCTTGAAACAAGTTGTATCGCAATTAGAATCAAAAGCACAGCACCATAAATAACCCATGGGCTTATTCTGATCTTTGAAGGATTTGGTTTTTTATCTTTTGACATGTGAAATGTGGATGTTAGTATTTGTTTTCAATGGAAGTGATCCTAGCGTCACCCCACAGGCTTTCAATGTTGTAGTACTCGCGGATGTGTTTTTGGAAAACATGTACTACAATGCTTACGTAGTCCATTAAAATCCATTCTCCGTTTTCAGTACCTTCAACATGCCAAGGTTTATCTTTTAGTTCCTTGGAAACAATTTTTTGTATCGAGTTGGCAATTGCGTTAACCTGTGTATTGGAATTACCGTTACAGATTACAAAATAATCACATACGGTATTTTCGATCGCTCTCAGATCCAGAATATCTATATCATTACCTTTTACTTCTTCTACTCCTTTAATGATGTTAGCTAACAGATCATCATTGTTAATATCTTTTTTTGCCATTTATTATTTTATATATTTTCGCAAAGTTATCAATTTTTGTCTTTATTTTTGAACCTTAACACAAGATTAGCGATATAAAGTTATTTATTTTTATGAATATTATCAAACTCGATGCCACATCTTCTACAAATGATTTTTTAAAAGATTTACTGACAAAACAATTTGTAGAAAACTTTACGGTTATTGTTGCGGAACATCAGACCAAAGGGAAAGGGCAAATGGGGTCGGAATGGACAGTTGAATTAGGTAAAAACTTGACTTTTAGTGTTTTGGTTAGGGATTTACTGTTGGATATTCAAGGGATTTTTCATTTGAATGTCGCTGTTGCTGTTAGTATAATTGAAGGATTGGAAACATTCAATATTGGCGGATTAGCGATTAAATGGCCTAACGACATTTTGGCAGAGAGTAAAAAAATCGGTGGCATACTGATTGAAAATAGCATCAAACGTAACGGGGAGATCTTTTCGATTGTAGGAATAGGGCTAAATGTGAATCAGGAACGTTTTGAAAACCTCCCGAAAGCAGCTTCTCTTTTGAGTGTTACCGGACGATTGTTTGATAAAGAAGCGGTAATGCTGGCTATTTTGAATAACCTTAAACGAAACCTGTCGCTTTTGCAGGCTAAAGAATACGAATTACTGTGGCAATCGTATGACAGCCGACTGTTTAAAAAAGGGATTCCTATGCCTTTTGAAGCCGGTGATAGTTCTCATTTTATGGGAATTATCCAGGGAGTGACTCCAAACGGTAAGCTTGAAGTACTCCTTGAAGATAATTCTGTTAAGACATTTGATATTAAAGAGGTAAAATTGCTGTATTGATTTTACCGGACAATGATTTCGTATTTCTGTAATAATCCTTTTAAACCTTCTTTTGAAAACTGAGCTTTACGCAGTTTGGTTTTTTCCGGATCGATCGTGAAATTATAACTGGTCAGAAAGTCAGCTTTTTCAGCAATCGAATCAGTAAAAATTGCTTTGTGTAAGTTGCAATTGTCAAACAAAACTTCGGTTAAATCTGTTGCCATAAAATCAACGGCAATCATACTGCAATTGGTAAATGACATTTTTTTTAGCTTTAGTGCGTAAAATTTGGCATAATCCAACTGGCAGTCTTTAAAATGAAATTCAAATAACAACTGATCTGTCATGGCAAAATTCACATCCGTAAAATCACAGTGATTAAATACGGCATTTCGTAAGCCAACATAATTGATCTGAGCTTCTCTGAAATTGCAGTTGTTAAAAATACAATCGGTAAAAACGACTCCTGAAAAATTACAGTCAGTAAAATTGCAATCCGTAAAAGTGCATTCTTCAAATTCTTTATACTTAATCTCGTTTTCGGAATAATGTAGGTTGTTAAAGTCGGTATTAAATATAAAATCGTTATTTGTCATTCAAAATAGGGTTGTTTAAGTAGGTTTTTTTCACGGGCTATTCTTTTTGGTTTTCTAAGTGAATCCGTTCCAGAATGTCTCGGTCAATTGGTTTGCATAAGTAGCCTACGATTTCTGAGAAACTGTTAGCTTTTTCGCGATCTTCGTTAGCAATGGAGGAACTGGCTATGTAAATGGCGGATTTTTTTTCGAACTTGAAATCAATCCGTCGCAACTCATTCATAAAGGCCCAGGCATCCATTTCCGGCATGTCGATGTCTAGTAGGATAACATCGGGAAATTCCTCGGCACTTTGAATTGCTTTTAATGAGTCGATAGCAACTTTTCCATTTTTGTAACTCAGAATCTGACTAAATAATTGACTTTTCTCAATTATTTTCTTTGTAATTAATTGATAAATGGGGTCATCATCAATTATACAGATACTTTTTGGGGCGTTCATCTGAAATATATTTTAAAAGTTGTTCCTTCGTCTAATGTACTTTTAACGACTATTTTTCCTCCCATAGCATCAATCTGGTTTTTCGAAATGAATAAACCTATTCCTCTTGCATCAGCGTGATTGGTGAATGTTTTGTACATTCCGAATAGTTTTTCTCCGTTTTTCTCCAGATCAATTCCGATTCCGTTATCGGTAATTTCCAATACGGTTTTCCCTTCTTCCTGATACGATTTCATATCGATCACAGTTTGTCTGTCAGGGTGTCCGTAGCGAATGGCATTCGATATAAAGTTAAGTAATATACTCTCTAAATAAGCAGGATTGTATTTAACTTCAATGTCTTTGTTTACTTCGTTGTGAATGATTACATCATTTTTGAGTAGTTGTTCCCGAAGTACATCCAGTGTTTTGTTTATATATTTCTTTAAATTAAGGGGTTCAATGATCAGGTTGATGTTTGTCTGAATCGTAACAACTTCGTTCAGATTGTTCATCGTTTCGTTTAGTACGGATGAAACCGATTTTAATAACTGAATCATTTCGTCTCTTTCTTCGTCGGAATCAGCAGTCTCAATCAGATTGGAAATCGATTGAATGTTGCTGGTGTGAGAGCGAAGATTGTGTGAAACGATATAAGAGAAGTTCAGTAATCGTTTGTTTTGTTCCGTAACCAGATGAAGGGTATTGTTTAATTCGATTTCGGCCATTTTGGCTTTTGTGATATCAATCATGATACCGCGTAGGGTAACGGCAATATCGTTTTCAACCACAACGCTTACGATGTCGCGAAGCCATACGATTTCTCCGTCTTTGCGAATCATACGATATTCGAAGTCGTGTTGTCTCTTTTCGTAGGTGTAACGTGACATAAAGGCAATAACCCATTCTTTGTCGTCCGGATGAACATGATTGATCCAGAATGACGGTACGCCCAACCATTCTTCCGGTGTATAACCCAGTATGTCTTCTACTTTGCGACTGATAAAAGTAAAGTCGAAAGTATTCGGATCGCCTTCCCACACAATTCCGTCAATTGTATTGATCAACGATTCTATTTTTTGTTGGGATTTTAAAATTACCTCTTCCGAATTTTTACGTTCTGTGATGTCTTCAGTAGAAACCAAAACGCGCTCCAGTGTTTTTTCATATTCCGGAACAACACTCCAGCGGAAGTGGATGTGTTTGTGCTGGTTGTCCATGAATTTTACCTGAGAATCACCTGTAATGTGGTTTTGTCGCTGAGTAATAGCGATTAACTGTTTGGAGAAAATCGGAATGGATTCATCGTCAAAAATAGTGCTCAGTTTTCCTTTTAGGATATTTTTATCTTTTACCGAATGTAAGGCTAGGCACATATTGTTAACATCGATAACTTTAACTAATGATAAGCATTTGCGAATGACATCGATATTGTTTTTTAAATACTGCTCCACTTCATCACGACTCATGTCCATCAGTCCTAACTCGGTAAGGTAGTGTTTTACTTCGGAGAAGTCTTCTTCCCAAAGCGGAATAGGAGAGTTGTTGAATAAGCTTTTGAAACGTTTTTCACTTCGTTTAATACGATCCTGCGCTTCTTTTTTATCGGTAATGTCTTCGATAATTCCGATATGTGAAGTTGGTTTTTCACCTACTGACCATAACGGTGTAATGGTTACGCTGGCCCATACAATATTGCCGTCTTTATGGAAGAAACGTTTTTCAAGTCCGAATTCCCGGATAACACCTCTTTTTAAAAGACGCATTTTTTTAAAATCATTTTCGAGATCATTCGGATGAGTGATCATCATATAATCCATTTTACTGATTTCGTTCGTTTCATAGCCGAGCATCTGACAAAAACGTTCGTTGGCTTCAATAAAAGTTCCGGAGTTAGAGTCGATATGGGCAATCCCGATTGCCGCTTGTTCGAAAATGGATTTGAACTTAATTTCACTTTTCATTAAACGAAGCGCCTGTGAATGTACAAGTCGCTGTAGTTCGGATGGACGTTTCAGTAAGCTGGTAGTAAACAATCCGCAGATCAGTGACAATACAATCGCCAAAATAGCGATAGGTATTAATTGTTTGATCAGGTAATAATTGTTTGTAGTGATAAGATATAATTTCCAGTCGCCGTCAGGAAAGGCCACTGTTAGATGTGTTTTATTAGCAAAACTCTTTTTGTTCGGAAGGAAAAATTCTTCTTTTCCGGTTACCGGATCCGTTTTAGAAAACTGAAAATAATATTTATCGGTAGAAAATGTTTTAATTCCGGATGTTTCCAGAAAGGTGTTGAATTTGATAACGACAGAACAAAATCCCCAGAATTTATTTGATTTGAATACCGGATACCAGCCTACAATTCCTTTTCCTCCTTGTTTTAATTCCAGTGGACCGGCATAATATATTTTTTTATTTTTGATGGCTTTTAATGCCCATTTATTTGCTTTAGAAGAATTCAGGATGTTGTAATCGATAACCGATTCGTTGCCTTTTAACGGATAAACGTATTTTATAATACCGTTTGGAACGAGCTCTATTGCATCGATATTGGGATTGGAGTCGACTAATTGTCTGCCGATTTCGTCAAAATTGCTGGGGTTTCCGTTGTCGTCAATTGTCATAGCCAGTGTTAGTGTGCTAATATGACTGTTTTTAAGCGATTGTTCAATGTTTTGATGAACAACATTCAGAATGCTGCTCATTTCGCGTTGCTCGCTTTCTTTGATAATCTGATACCGTAAAAAAAGAATTAAATTCGAAATTAAAAACAGGAGTGTAAAGACCAATATCCCAGTCGTTTTTGGTCTTGATAAAAACCAACTGATGAGAATTGTAATTTTTTTATCCAGATTCATTGGAGCTGCCTTTGGGGGTGGGTGTTAAAACTTTATAAATTTATAAAAAATGCAAATAAATGAATTATAAAAAGTGCAAAATACTCATTATTTCACAACAAAAGTTTGATTTGAATAAAAAAAAAGCTCATCATAAAGATGAGCTGATGTTGTGACCTCGACAGGATTCAAACCTGTAACCTTCTGAGCCGTAATCAGATGCGCTATTCAGTTGCGCCACGAGGCCTTTTGTTTTTACGGGTGCAAATATAGGGACAAATATGTAACTTGCAAATAAAATCGCAATAAAATTAAAAAAAAAATGATGTTAAAAGAGTATGTACGTGATATTCAGGATTTTCCTAAAAAAGGAATTTTGTTCAAAGATATCACTCCGCTATTAGCGAGTCCGGAAGCAACGAATGTGTGTCTTCAAAAATTAACAGAAAAGCTCAAAAATGTAAAAATTGACAAGGTGGTCGGAGTGGAAAGCCGCGGTTTTTTCTTCGGAACATTATTAGCGCATGAGCTGCAAGCTGGATTTGTTCCGGTACGAAAGGCCGGAAAGTTGCCGTTCACGACTGTATCGGCTTCCTATGAGCTGGAATACGGTACTGATACGTTGGAAATCCATGCCGATGCCATTCAAAAAGGAGATAAGGTGCTAGTACATGATGATGTATTGGCTACCGGCGGTACAATTAAAGCCGTTTGTGAGCTTGTAGAAGCTTTAGGAGGCGAAATTGTTCAGGTAAGCTTCCTGATGGAATTGTTATTCCTGAACGGAGGGGATAAAATTAAAGCTTATGACCGATTCGCGGTTATGGAGTATTAGTTTAAAGCTCGTGTTGTGACATAATAACGCCAGGCAATAATAAGTTTCTGGAAAGCGGTTGCTTTCGACAAATCAAGATTTTGTTTGCTATAGCTTGGCAAAATGATTTTATTGATTCGGGCTAGTGTTTTAAACATAATGCTTTGGTTTTGATAAAGATAAAAAAAAACGACCAATAATTTGGTCGTTTTTTTTAGTCATTATTGCGTAGTGCGCGTTCGCGATCTTTTCGGGCTGCTTCTAAAATTTTGTCTCTTTCTTTTAAAGCTTTATCACGTTCTTTCATGGCTTCTCTGTGGGCCTTCATGGCGATTTTTTGTTCTTTCATGGCTTCGACCTGAGCTTTCATTGCAATTTCGTGACCTTTCATGGCTTCTTCGTGTGCTTTCATGGCTTCAACTCGAGCACGGTCAATTTCCGGTTTGGCTTTTTCTATAGCGATACGAGCGTCTTCTAAAGCTTTTCTGGCGATTTCTTTTGTATCGATATTCAAATCTTCATCACTCCATACTTTATCGCCGTTAACGTACACTACAGATCCCCGGCTAGACGATGAAGATGTGGATGTAGTGGTTACTTTTCCGTTTTTAATGATCACTGAAGAAGAACTTTTAGTAGCTGGCGCTGTCGGAGCGGCAGGAGCTGCCGGTGGACTTACCGGGCTTATTGCATTCGGCGGTGATGGTGGGCTTGGCGGACTAGGAGGTGAAGGCGGGCTTAATAAATTGCTTAAATAATCACCTAATGATTCATCTTCTGATAAGTCGGCTGCATCATTGATTTGCGTTTTAACAGCTGTTCTGCCTGATGCATGTCGTTCTTTGGCATCGGAACTAAAACCGATTTTAGTTTTACCGTTGTCATCGGTTTTTTTGACAAAACGAATCGGATTTATCGGATCATTACTGTCAATTTGTGTAATACCGTTGTTGCCGTCTTTGTCTTTGTATTCGATCTTAATACGGATGATTTCACCTTGTTTGTTGCGTTTTACTTTGGAATACTTTAAATTAATGTTGTATTCTTTTTTAAGTAATGCTACATTGTTTTTTAGTTGATCATCTGTTGTGTTTTTGTCAACGATTACAGTAACATTGTCACCCGGTTCGGAAGGTGTGTTGTTGGCTTGTAATGTTGCGGTGGTTTGCTTTTCCTGCGCCAGGACTTTTACCTGGAACTGTAGGATAAAAAAGGCCAGTAGCGGAAGGATGATTAGGTACTTCCACAGATTCCTTTTTCGGGACTGGTTGGTGTTTAACATAACGATTCGTTTTTTGATTAATGATTGATAAAAATGATTGGTGATGGCAATGCATTGGGTTTGCATTGTTACTTTTACTAATGTCTTTTGATAGGCTTTGATGTCGTTTACCACTTTGGTTGCTTCGGCATCGGCAATGAATTCCAGATTTTGGGCAATCGCTTTTTTGTAAAGCCAGATTACCGGATTAAACCAGAAAAGGATACAGAAAAACTGTGCAATCATCATGTCTAATGAATGTTTCTGACGACTGTGGATTTTTTCGTGCTCAATAATATCGGTTAATTCGTTTTCTTGTAACAGCTTGGAATTGTATACGATATAGTTGAAAAATGAAAAAGGGGATTGTACTTTTTCGGTGTCAATAAAATGAAAATTATTACGGGTTATAGCTTTGGGTTTTTCGAGTATTTTTTTAAGGGAACGATACTCAAATAACGCCCGAATACAAAATATTAGAATACCGATGCAGTATAAAGCGACAAACAAATAGTGATAATTGATTTCAAAACCGGAGTTTGTCGTGGTTGCTAAAAGGTTGTCTTCCGTGCAATATTCATAGGCAACTGAAGCAAGTGGATCGCGTTTTACCCAAACAATTTTTGTAAATGAGATCAGCGGAAGTAAAACAGAAGTTAACAGTCCTGATAATAAATAACCGCGATTGGCATTAAAAAACGTTTCTTTTCGTAAAAAGAAGTGATACGCCAGAAAAAATACGGTTGTTAATACTGTTACTTTTAAAATATAAATACCAAATGCTTCCATATAGGCCTATTTTTTTTCGATCATATCTAAAATTTCGCGAAGTTCGTCCGCACTGATTTTCTCTTCTTTAGCAAAAAAAGAAACCATACTCTTGTAGGAATTGTTGAAATAGTTTTCAATGGCATTATTCATAAAACTCTTCCGGTAATCTTCTTTTTTTACTATCGGATAATATTGATGGGTGTTTCCAAATGCCTTATGTGACACATATCCCTTTTCTTCCAGATTTCGGATAATGGTGGATAAGGTGTTGTAATGTGGCTGATCGTCTTTGATTTCAGCTAATACCTCTTTTACGAACGCTTTTTCAAGTGTCCATAAAATTTGCATTACTTCTTCTTCTTTGTTTGTTAATTTCTGCATGATAATCAATTTCTAATAAAACCGGATTTTGATTTCCGATTTGGATAAAACAAATGTATAACTATATTTTTAGTTTTGCAACTATAAAAATAGTTAAATAACTAAAAAATCAGTTTTTTAAATGTAATGTATTGTTTTATAGTGTTTTAGTTGTTTTCTGATTTTACAATTTTTAAAAGCCAGATACCGACTAACGCTGCTATTGCGGCAAAAGTTCCCATAAAAATCCAGTTGGTGGTGTAGTTGTAACGGGATATTATTTCCATTCCGGTTTTGGAACTCATAATATGTGCCATACTAAAACTCATCGTGTATAAAGCCATATAACGACCTTCGTGTCCTTTTGGGGCGCGACTCATTGCGAAGGAATTGGAAAATGGAAAAGCAAACATTTCGCCAAATGTGATCAAAACTAAATTGATCACCAGTATACCAACCCAACCTTTTAATAGTAAGGCGTAAAAACCAAAAGCGATAAAAAGCGACCCGAAAAATATGATCTTAATTTTTTCTACTTTTTTGCGCTCAAAATAACCGACAAGCGGCATTTCAAAAAGAAAAATAAGCAGACCGTTAATCGACATCAGTAAGCCGGTTTGGAATTCAGTTAGCCCGTATTGTTCGTTATGATATAACGGTAGCGTACTGAAAAACTGAAAGAATACCATAGCTGAAGCAAAGCTGATAAATAGAAATAGCCAAAATGGTTTATCACTGAATACCGATTTTACAACCTGATTTTCATCGGCATGATGAATGACTTTCTCTCTTTTTTTCTCTTTTACCAATAAACGGAATAATAAAATGGCGGTGATACAGGAAATACCGTCAATCCAGAAAAGACCTTTGTATCCGATCCCCATAATAATAAGACCACCTAAAGCCGGTCCGGCGGCAAATCCCAGATTAACGGCTA contains:
- the rsfS gene encoding ribosome silencing factor, with the protein product MAKKDINNDDLLANIIKGVEEVKGNDIDILDLRAIENTVCDYFVICNGNSNTQVNAIANSIQKIVSKELKDKPWHVEGTENGEWILMDYVSIVVHVFQKHIREYYNIESLWGDARITSIENKY
- a CDS encoding biotin--[acetyl-CoA-carboxylase] ligase, with the translated sequence MNIIKLDATSSTNDFLKDLLTKQFVENFTVIVAEHQTKGKGQMGSEWTVELGKNLTFSVLVRDLLLDIQGIFHLNVAVAVSIIEGLETFNIGGLAIKWPNDILAESKKIGGILIENSIKRNGEIFSIVGIGLNVNQERFENLPKAASLLSVTGRLFDKEAVMLAILNNLKRNLSLLQAKEYELLWQSYDSRLFKKGIPMPFEAGDSSHFMGIIQGVTPNGKLEVLLEDNSVKTFDIKEVKLLY
- a CDS encoding pentapeptide repeat-containing protein, coding for MTNNDFIFNTDFNNLHYSENEIKYKEFEECTFTDCNFTDCNFSGVVFTDCIFNNCNFREAQINYVGLRNAVFNHCDFTDVNFAMTDQLLFEFHFKDCQLDYAKFYALKLKKMSFTNCSMIAVDFMATDLTEVLFDNCNLHKAIFTDSIAEKADFLTSYNFTIDPEKTKLRKAQFSKEGLKGLLQKYEIIVR
- a CDS encoding response regulator; the encoded protein is MNAPKSICIIDDDPIYQLITKKIIEKSQLFSQILSYKNGKVAIDSLKAIQSAEEFPDVILLDIDMPEMDAWAFMNELRRIDFKFEKKSAIYIASSSIANEDREKANSFSEIVGYLCKPIDRDILERIHLENQKE
- a CDS encoding PAS domain S-box protein, producing the protein MNLDKKITILISWFLSRPKTTGILVFTLLFLISNLILFLRYQIIKESEQREMSSILNVVHQNIEQSLKNSHISTLTLAMTIDDNGNPSNFDEIGRQLVDSNPNIDAIELVPNGIIKYVYPLKGNESVIDYNILNSSKANKWALKAIKNKKIYYAGPLELKQGGKGIVGWYPVFKSNKFWGFCSVVIKFNTFLETSGIKTFSTDKYYFQFSKTDPVTGKEEFFLPNKKSFANKTHLTVAFPDGDWKLYLITTNNYYLIKQLIPIAILAIVLSLICGLFTTSLLKRPSELQRLVHSQALRLMKSEIKFKSIFEQAAIGIAHIDSNSGTFIEANERFCQMLGYETNEISKMDYMMITHPNDLENDFKKMRLLKRGVIREFGLEKRFFHKDGNIVWASVTITPLWSVGEKPTSHIGIIEDITDKKEAQDRIKRSEKRFKSLFNNSPIPLWEEDFSEVKHYLTELGLMDMSRDEVEQYLKNNIDVIRKCLSLVKVIDVNNMCLALHSVKDKNILKGKLSTIFDDESIPIFSKQLIAITQRQNHITGDSQVKFMDNQHKHIHFRWSVVPEYEKTLERVLVSTEDITERKNSEEVILKSQQKIESLINTIDGIVWEGDPNTFDFTFISRKVEDILGYTPEEWLGVPSFWINHVHPDDKEWVIAFMSRYTYEKRQHDFEYRMIRKDGEIVWLRDIVSVVVENDIAVTLRGIMIDITKAKMAEIELNNTLHLVTEQNKRLLNFSYIVSHNLRSHTSNIQSISNLIETADSDEERDEMIQLLKSVSSVLNETMNNLNEVVTIQTNINLIIEPLNLKKYINKTLDVLREQLLKNDVIIHNEVNKDIEVKYNPAYLESILLNFISNAIRYGHPDRQTVIDMKSYQEEGKTVLEITDNGIGIDLEKNGEKLFGMYKTFTNHADARGIGLFISKNQIDAMGGKIVVKSTLDEGTTFKIYFR
- a CDS encoding adenine phosphoribosyltransferase codes for the protein MMLKEYVRDIQDFPKKGILFKDITPLLASPEATNVCLQKLTEKLKNVKIDKVVGVESRGFFFGTLLAHELQAGFVPVRKAGKLPFTTVSASYELEYGTDTLEIHADAIQKGDKVLVHDDVLATGGTIKAVCELVEALGGEIVQVSFLMELLFLNGGDKIKAYDRFAVMEY
- a CDS encoding SsrA-binding protein, with translation MFKTLARINKIILPSYSKQNLDLSKATAFQKLIIAWRYYVTTRALN
- a CDS encoding M56 family metallopeptidase; its protein translation is MEAFGIYILKVTVLTTVFFLAYHFFLRKETFFNANRGYLLSGLLTSVLLPLISFTKIVWVKRDPLASVAYEYCTEDNLLATTTNSGFEINYHYLFVALYCIGILIFCIRALFEYRSLKKILEKPKAITRNNFHFIDTEKVQSPFSFFNYIVYNSKLLQENELTDIIEHEKIHSRQKHSLDMMIAQFFCILFWFNPVIWLYKKAIAQNLEFIADAEATKVVNDIKAYQKTLVKVTMQTQCIAITNHFYQSLIKKRIVMLNTNQSRKRNLWKYLIILPLLAFFILQFQVKVLAQEKQTTATLQANNTPSEPGDNVTVIVDKNTTDDQLKNNVALLKKEYNINLKYSKVKRNKQGEIIRIKIEYKDKDGNNGITQIDSNDPINPIRFVKKTDDNGKTKIGFSSDAKERHASGRTAVKTQINDAADLSEDESLGDYLSNLLSPPSPPSPPSPPSPPNAISPVSPPAAPAAPTAPATKSSSSVIIKNGKVTTTSTSSSSSRGSVVYVNGDKVWSDEDLNIDTKEIARKALEDARIAIEKAKPEIDRARVEAMKAHEEAMKGHEIAMKAQVEAMKEQKIAMKAHREAMKERDKALKERDKILEAARKDRERALRNND
- a CDS encoding BlaI/MecI/CopY family transcriptional regulator — its product is MQKLTNKEEEVMQILWTLEKAFVKEVLAEIKDDQPHYNTLSTIIRNLEEKGYVSHKAFGNTHQYYPIVKKEDYRKSFMNNAIENYFNNSYKSMVSFFAKEEKISADELREILDMIEKK
- a CDS encoding MDR family MFS transporter, whose amino-acid sequence is MLQKVFSGYINNFRGFSREIWILTLITFINRAGTMVLPFLSKYLKEDLHFDYHQVGWVMVSFGCGSMIGSWLGGKLSDKIGFYRIMIFSLFTSGLLFISLQFVTSFKGLCLAMFAIMIIADMFRPAMFVSLNTYARPENRTRALTLVRLAVNLGFAAGPALGGLIIMGIGYKGLFWIDGISCITAILLFRLLVKEKKREKVIHHADENQVVKSVFSDKPFWLFLFISFASAMVFFQFFSTLPLYHNEQYGLTEFQTGLLMSINGLLIFLFEMPLVGYFERKKVEKIKIIFFGSLFIAFGFYALLLKGWVGILVINLVLITFGEMFAFPFSNSFAMSRAPKGHEGRYMALYTMSFSMAHIMSSKTGMEIISRYNYTTNWIFMGTFAAIAALVGIWLLKIVKSENN